A single window of Nicotiana sylvestris chromosome 5, ASM39365v2, whole genome shotgun sequence DNA harbors:
- the LOC104211835 gene encoding uncharacterized protein isoform X1: MVEKVDLVLNYGGRWVLKPQIVYIKKLTYVLQAYDVDLLSYIDICSEYVEKCGFKKVEQLLITGPSSRYFLVEGDSGIRTLQQLFSDKFSVLQFFAIDEGEEHVPAPSISHHNKPYSVTVDVGTDCESSEEEEAYELDSSDYDSNQLDLFSKERTKEVNDKLDNYKELKEGMSFKDLDEAKRIVGFYAIANKKGLKVFKSDTSRVSYKCDVGCPFRCLISKENKDQGFKIKILKTRHNCQPAYKNRRATPQALAHYFKNKVQNNPKYKVKDMRVDLEDQFNMNVNYSKMKRVKRLVLEKLEGSFIDDYNRLEAYAQELRDSNPGSDVVINISKDALAEGKRRFLRMYICFQALKTGWKAGLRPLIGLDGTFLKGK; this comes from the coding sequence ATGGTTGAAAAGGTGGACTTGGTCTTGAATTACGGGGGCAGATGGGTCTTGAAACCTCAAATAGTGTACATTAAAAAACTAACTTACGTGTTGCAGGCCTATGATGTGGATTTGCTGTCTTATATAGACATTTGTTCAGAATACGTTGAAAAATGTGGGTTTAAGAAGGTGGAGCAACTTCTGATAACAGGGCCTTCGAGTAGATACTTTCTAgttgaaggtgattcaggaatcAGAACACTACAACAACTCTTTTCTGACAAGTTTAGTGTGCTTCAATTCTTTGCTATTGATGAGGGTGAAGAACATGTGCCAGCTCCTAGCATAAGTCACCATAATAAACCTTATAGTGTCACAGTAGATGTTGGCACCGATTGTGAGTCAAGTGAGGAAGAGGAAGCATATGAACTTGACTCTAGTGATTATGATAGTAATCAATTGGATCTCTTTAGTAAGGAAAGGACTAAAGAAGTTAATGACAAACTCGACAACTATAAAGAGTTGAAAGAGGGTATGAGTTTTAAAGATTTGGATGAAGCTAAAAGAATTGTGGGGTTTTATGCAATTGCTAATAAAAAGGGCCTTAAAGTTTTTAAGAGTGACACCAGCAGAGTTAGTTATAAATGTGATGTTGGTTGTCCTTTTAGGTGCTTGATATCTAAGGAAAATAAAGATCAAGGATTTAAAATTAagattttgaaaacaagacacaaTTGTCAGCCAGCATACAAGAATAGAAGAGCTACTCCTCAAGCTTTAGCGCACTATTTCAAGAACAAAGTCCAAAATAATCCTAAATATAAAGTGAAAGACATGAGGGTGGACCTAGAGGATCAATTCAATATGAATGTTAACTATTCAAAGATGAAGAGGGTAAAGAGGCTTGTGCTAGAGAAATTGGAGGGTAGCTTCATTGATGATTACAATAGGTTAGAGGCATATGCTCAAGAGTTGAGGGATAGTAACCCTGGTTCTGATGTGGTGATAAACATATCTAAAGATGCTTTGGCAGAAGGAAAAAGAAGGTTCCTTAGAATGTATATTTGCTTCCAAGCTTTGAAAACAGGCTGGAAAGCAGGTTTGAGACCTCTTATAGGCCTAGATGGCACATTTCTAAAAGGGAAGTGA
- the LOC104211835 gene encoding uncharacterized protein isoform X2 translates to MAQDSVKYFYPLAWAVVDKETGRTWKWFMELLRNSLELEDGEGVTFMSDMQKGLLEAVSTVLPKANHRWCARHIEANWSKNWRGIEMKKLIWWCAWSTYEEEFKDQLKTLGAVHEDAARELIHYPPQYWCRAYFDTKCKNHMVDNNFTESFNKWILEARNKPIIKMLEDIRLKVMNLLNNREEECRNWKEEISPYAIELYNDYRVIAIECKVVFNGDYGYEVVEGKDKYIVNLELKKCTCRAWNLTGIPCPHAIKALMHDKQDPLSEVHWWYSKEAYMLAYMHKLQPVKGEKFWKIEPEHAMEPP, encoded by the exons ATGGCACAAGATTCAGTGAAATATTTTTATCCTCTTGCATGGGCAGTAGTTGATAAAGAAACTGGTAGAACCTGGAAGTGGTTTATGGAGTTACTGAGAAATTCCTTGGAGCTTGAAGATGGTGAAGGAGTGACATTTATGTCAGATATGCAAAAG GGGCTTTTGGAGGCTGTTTCTACTGTCCTTCCAAAAGCAAACCACAGATGGTGTGCTAGGCACATTGAAGCTAATTGGAGCAAAAATTGGAGGGGTATAGAGATGAAAAAGTTAATATGGTGGTGTGCTTGGAGTACCTATGAAGAAGAGTTCAAGGATCAACTGAAGACTCTGGGTGCTGTTCATGAAGATGCTGCTAGGGAACTAATACACTACCCTCCTCAATATTGGTGTAGGGCTTATTTTGATACTAAATGCAAGAATCATATGGTTGATAATAACTTTACAGAATCATTCAATAAATGGATTCTTGAAGCTAGAAATAAACCTATAATTAAGATGTTAGAAGACATTAGATTAAAG GTAATGAATTTGTTGAATAACCGTGAGGAGGAATGTAGGAATTGGAAGGAAGAAATTAGCCCATATGCCATAGAGCTTTACAATGATTACAGAGTGATTGCAATAGAGTGCAAAGTTGTCTTTAATGGAGATTACGGATATGAAGTGGTTGAGGGTAAAGATAAGTATATAGTGAACCTTGAATTAAAGAAGTGTACTTGCAGGGCCTGGAATTTGACAGGAATACCATGTCCTCATGCCATCAAAGCTTTAATGCACGACAAACAAGATCCATTAAGCGAGGTGCATTGGTGGTATTCAAAGGAAGCTTATATGTTGGCATATATGCACAAGTTACAACCTGTGAAAGGTGAGAAATTTTGGAAAATTGAGCCAGAACATGCAATGGAGCCACCATAA
- the LOC104211836 gene encoding rhomboid-like protein 14, mitochondrial isoform X3: MERGRGRWGSVSRGMLPLLALHTVSEYCRLERKPPVTAGLLAANTIIYLRPSFLDPLLPTISEVWFNPHLILKGIQLETSMGSAEFASTVAALVAMSQGITLVLAKSLLLFFDYERPYYKEYAVGFSGVLFAMKVILNAQSDDYTYVHGLLVPTRYAAWAELVLIQMFVPGVSFLGHLGGILAGLLFLHLKASYSGANPLRNVMRGLTHALSWPLRFVKCLFRSQPRIAGRGTVGGSQTRDTSQTWRCEACTFDNSGWLSVCEMCGTSRTDDGLSSLSSTDEIQDLSLEELRRRRIQRFGR; this comes from the exons ATGGAAAGAGGAAGGGGTAGGTGGGGTTCAGTATCACGTGGGATGCTACCTCTGTTAGCGCTACATACAGTAAGCGAATACTGCAGACTGGAGAGGAAACCGCCGGTTACAGCAGGACTTCTTGCGGCTAATACAATTATATACTTAAGGCCCAGTTTTCTTGATCCTTTACTCCCTACCATCAGTGAAGTCTGGTTTAATCCTCACCTCATCCTTAAG GGGATACAATTGGAGACATCAATGGGAAGTGCAGAATTTGCATCGACGGTTGCGGCCTTAGTTGCTATGTCCCAGGGCATTACACTAGTACTTGCAAAATCACTTCTTTTGTTCTTTGACTACGAGAGACCCTACTACAAGGAATATGCTGTGGGCTTTTCTGGTGTCCTCTTTGCTATGAAAGTTATTCTCAATGCACAATCAGATGATTATACATATGTGCATGGGCTGCTGGTGCCTACTCGATACGCTGCGTGGGCAGAACTCGTTCTCATACAAATGTTTGTACCTGGTGTCTCATTTCTTGGGCACCTTGGTGGAATACTTGCTGGCCTTCTGTTTTTGCATTTAAAAGCTTCGTATTCAGGTGCAAATCCACTAAGGAACGTCATGAGAGGTCTTACCCATGCACTGAGCTGGCCTTTAAGGTTTGTGAAGTGCTTATTCCGAAGCCAACCAAGGATTGCTGGTAGAGGAACCGTTGGTGGCAGTCAGACAAGAGATACATCTCAAACGTGGAGATGCGAAGCATGTACATTTGATAATTCAGGCTGGTTAAGTGTTTGTGAAATGTGTGGCACAAGTCGTACTGATGATGGGTTGTCATCTCTTAGTTCAACAGATGAGATTCAAGACCTATCATTGGAAGAATTACGGCGTCGCAGAATTCAAAGATTTGGTAGATGA
- the LOC104211836 gene encoding rhomboid-like protein 14, mitochondrial isoform X1 encodes MERGRGRWGSVSRGMLPLLALHTVSEYCRLERKPPVTAGLLAANTIIYLRPSFLDPLLPTISEVWFNPHLILKYKDLKRFFLSAFYHVNDSHLVYNMLSLLWKGIQLETSMGSAEFASTVAALVAMSQGITLVLAKSLLLFFDYERPYYKEYAVGFSGVLFAMKVILNAQSDDYTYVHGLLVPTRYAAWAELVLIQMFVPGVSFLGHLGGILAGLLFLHLKASYSGANPLRNVMRGLTHALSWPLRFVKCLFRSQPRIAGRGTVGGSQTRDTSQTWRCEACTFDNSGWLSVCEMCGTSRTDDGLSSLSSTDEIQDLSLEELRRRRIQRFGR; translated from the exons ATGGAAAGAGGAAGGGGTAGGTGGGGTTCAGTATCACGTGGGATGCTACCTCTGTTAGCGCTACATACAGTAAGCGAATACTGCAGACTGGAGAGGAAACCGCCGGTTACAGCAGGACTTCTTGCGGCTAATACAATTATATACTTAAGGCCCAGTTTTCTTGATCCTTTACTCCCTACCATCAGTGAAGTCTGGTTTAATCCTCACCTCATCCTTAAG TACAAGGACCTGAAACGATTCTTCCTGTCAGCGTTCTACCATGTGAACGATTCTCACCTAGTCTACAATATGCTTTCTCTTCTGTGGAAGGGGATACAATTGGAGACATCAATGGGAAGTGCAGAATTTGCATCGACGGTTGCGGCCTTAGTTGCTATGTCCCAGGGCATTACACTAGTACTTGCAAAATCACTTCTTTTGTTCTTTGACTACGAGAGACCCTACTACAAGGAATATGCTGTGGGCTTTTCTGGTGTCCTCTTTGCTATGAAAGTTATTCTCAATGCACAATCAGATGATTATACATATGTGCATGGGCTGCTGGTGCCTACTCGATACGCTGCGTGGGCAGAACTCGTTCTCATACAAATGTTTGTACCTGGTGTCTCATTTCTTGGGCACCTTGGTGGAATACTTGCTGGCCTTCTGTTTTTGCATTTAAAAGCTTCGTATTCAGGTGCAAATCCACTAAGGAACGTCATGAGAGGTCTTACCCATGCACTGAGCTGGCCTTTAAGGTTTGTGAAGTGCTTATTCCGAAGCCAACCAAGGATTGCTGGTAGAGGAACCGTTGGTGGCAGTCAGACAAGAGATACATCTCAAACGTGGAGATGCGAAGCATGTACATTTGATAATTCAGGCTGGTTAAGTGTTTGTGAAATGTGTGGCACAAGTCGTACTGATGATGGGTTGTCATCTCTTAGTTCAACAGATGAGATTCAAGACCTATCATTGGAAGAATTACGGCGTCGCAGAATTCAAAGATTTGGTAGATGA
- the LOC104211836 gene encoding rhomboid-like protein 14, mitochondrial isoform X2: MLLLCRIGSESYDCNSCLELYVRVFGSPSGQTVILSSPDRHFSLFMQYKDLKRFFLSAFYHVNDSHLVYNMLSLLWKGIQLETSMGSAEFASTVAALVAMSQGITLVLAKSLLLFFDYERPYYKEYAVGFSGVLFAMKVILNAQSDDYTYVHGLLVPTRYAAWAELVLIQMFVPGVSFLGHLGGILAGLLFLHLKASYSGANPLRNVMRGLTHALSWPLRFVKCLFRSQPRIAGRGTVGGSQTRDTSQTWRCEACTFDNSGWLSVCEMCGTSRTDDGLSSLSSTDEIQDLSLEELRRRRIQRFGR; the protein is encoded by the coding sequence ATGTTGCTTCTCTGCCGTATTGGTAGTGAATCATATGACTGCAACTCTTGTCTTGAGCTGTATGTCAGGGTGTTTGGAAGTCCGAGTGGACAAACTGTTATATTGTCTTCACCCGATAGACATTTTTCCTTGTTTATGCAGTACAAGGACCTGAAACGATTCTTCCTGTCAGCGTTCTACCATGTGAACGATTCTCACCTAGTCTACAATATGCTTTCTCTTCTGTGGAAGGGGATACAATTGGAGACATCAATGGGAAGTGCAGAATTTGCATCGACGGTTGCGGCCTTAGTTGCTATGTCCCAGGGCATTACACTAGTACTTGCAAAATCACTTCTTTTGTTCTTTGACTACGAGAGACCCTACTACAAGGAATATGCTGTGGGCTTTTCTGGTGTCCTCTTTGCTATGAAAGTTATTCTCAATGCACAATCAGATGATTATACATATGTGCATGGGCTGCTGGTGCCTACTCGATACGCTGCGTGGGCAGAACTCGTTCTCATACAAATGTTTGTACCTGGTGTCTCATTTCTTGGGCACCTTGGTGGAATACTTGCTGGCCTTCTGTTTTTGCATTTAAAAGCTTCGTATTCAGGTGCAAATCCACTAAGGAACGTCATGAGAGGTCTTACCCATGCACTGAGCTGGCCTTTAAGGTTTGTGAAGTGCTTATTCCGAAGCCAACCAAGGATTGCTGGTAGAGGAACCGTTGGTGGCAGTCAGACAAGAGATACATCTCAAACGTGGAGATGCGAAGCATGTACATTTGATAATTCAGGCTGGTTAAGTGTTTGTGAAATGTGTGGCACAAGTCGTACTGATGATGGGTTGTCATCTCTTAGTTCAACAGATGAGATTCAAGACCTATCATTGGAAGAATTACGGCGTCGCAGAATTCAAAGATTTGGTAGATGA
- the LOC104211837 gene encoding vegetative cell wall protein gp1-like encodes MLAAARAYSLFNMVMDSRSSTMKFYILALHTFQLLASSPFGLCDRAGINPGFGLHRKVRLLQVGSTSPENPFPYGIYTSPPLLSGAVPPPTPGNSPNPYGIFTPSPPTPSGAMPPPLQSTSAPPPSPPTPSGAMPPPLLSISPPPPSPPTPSGAVPPPLLSISPPPPSPNAQSPQHNAPKQPPPNSHSSPPPPAPNKKPENAVWCVAKPTVPADLIQQALDYACGSGAGCDAIQPNGACYQPATLLSHASYAFNSYWQKKKQGGGTCDFGGTAMLVTVDPSYDQCRFTCN; translated from the exons ATGCTTGCAGCAGCAAGAGCATATTCATTATTCAACATGGTGATGGATTCAAGAAGTAGCACTATGAAATTTTACATTCTTGCTTTACACACATTTCAATTGCTAGCCTCAAGCCCCTTTGGTCTATGTG ATAGAGCCGGGATAAATCCTGGCTTTGGACTGCACAGGAAAGTAAGACTGCTGCAGGTTGGATCAACCAGTCCAGAGAACCCTTTTCCATATGGAATATACACTTCCCCTCCTCTGCTTTCAGGAGCTGTACCACCACCAACTCCAGGGAACTCTCCTAATCCATATGGGATATTCACTCCTTCTCCTCCTACTCCTTCAGGGGCAATGCCACCGCCATTACAATCCACTTCTGCACCGCCACCATCTCCTCCTACTCCTTCAGGGGCTATGCCACCACCTTTACTTTCCATTTCCCCGCCGCCACCATCTCCTCCTACTCCTTCAGGGGCTGTGCCACCACCTTTACTTTCCATTTCCCCGCCACCCCCATCTCCAAATGCACAAAGTCCACAGCATAATGCACCTAAGCAGCCACCACCGAATAGTCATTCATCGCCACCACCACCAGCTCCTAATAAGAAACCTGAGAATGCAGTTTGGTGCGTGGCTAAGCCAACAGTACCAGCAGACTTGATTCAACAGGCACTGGACTATGCTTGTGGTTCTGGGGCTGGTTGTGATGCCATACAGCCCAATGGGGCGTGCTACCAACCGGCTACGTTGCTTTCTCATGCTTCTTACGCTTTCAACAGCTACTGGCAGAAGAAAAAACAGGGCGGAGGGACTTGTGACTTTGGAGGAACTGCTATGCTCGTCACTGTTGATCCAA GTTATGATCAGTGCCGTTTCACATGCAACTGA